Proteins encoded together in one uncultured Sphaerochaeta sp. window:
- the surE gene encoding 5'/3'-nucleotidase SurE, with product MKILLTNDDGYQSEGLNTLSEALLRAGHEVWVCAPDAERSASSHSMTLREDITITEYGQNRFHCSGTPADCILYASKGKIFPEEPDLVISGINHGYNISTDILYSGTVGAAREAALTGLRSMAVSCARSEDGSYPFQRTADFVVQHLEEFYPLTSSECIININAPGEGNGKWKSGVLSYLDYHDAVQTKQQEKTRYYDTATVRFGTSVVLSMKGGVQPIQRCDTKGSDFQAVREGYISVTAISILPPVHTASQTKLESLSKGESCG from the coding sequence ATGAAGATACTACTGACAAATGATGATGGATATCAAAGTGAAGGACTGAACACACTCAGTGAGGCTCTACTACGAGCTGGTCATGAGGTGTGGGTATGTGCTCCCGATGCAGAGAGAAGTGCGAGCAGCCACTCAATGACGCTTCGTGAAGATATTACCATTACTGAATACGGTCAGAACCGGTTTCATTGCAGTGGGACTCCAGCAGATTGCATCCTCTATGCTTCAAAAGGCAAGATTTTCCCAGAAGAACCAGATTTGGTCATCAGCGGAATCAACCATGGCTATAATATTTCGACGGATATTCTGTACTCGGGTACTGTTGGAGCTGCCAGAGAGGCTGCTTTGACTGGATTGCGGTCCATGGCAGTCAGTTGTGCAAGAAGCGAGGATGGTTCTTACCCCTTCCAGCGTACTGCGGACTTTGTAGTACAACATCTCGAGGAATTTTATCCCCTCACGAGCAGTGAGTGCATCATCAATATCAATGCCCCTGGAGAGGGGAATGGAAAGTGGAAGAGTGGAGTGTTGAGCTATCTCGACTACCATGATGCAGTACAGACAAAACAACAAGAAAAAACCCGCTACTATGACACTGCAACAGTACGTTTTGGTACCTCTGTTGTGCTTTCCATGAAGGGTGGTGTGCAACCGATTCAGCGTTGTGACACCAAAGGTAGTGATTTCCAGGCCGTAAGAGAGGGATATATCAGTGTTACTGCAATCTCCATCCTTCCCCCGGTGCATACGGCATCCCAGACCAAGCTTGAATCATTGAGCAAGGGGGAGAGTTGTGGGTAA